One Klebsiella electrica genomic window, TAATCCTTAGCGGTGACATCTTTAATAGCGATACACTGCGCCGGGTTGAAGAAAACGTTTCGTTTAACCTTCGTTTGACTTTCCCCAGGAGCCGTTGGGGCGGCGGATTTTCTCGTCTCTGTTCAGCCGTTCTTGTTCCGGATAAAAGACCTGCCCGCTGACATATCCGGCGGTAAAGATCGGCAAAAAGCGCGCGGCCTCAGGTCAGGAAACAGGACGATGGGAAAATGCCCCGCACAACGGATGGCTGAGCGACTGCGCCATCATGGTGCGAAAGTTTGCACCCTGCACACTCTTATGACCCCTAGCGGCAGATTAACGCCGTTTTATGTGCAAAGTGCCCACTTCATTATGTTGCCTGTGCAGTGATATTTTTGGCATATCTCTTGCTAAACCTCTGGTATCGCTATTCGGATAACCACTCAGAGGTTCCACAATGTCAAACAGCAATGATTTTCCACTCGTCGAAGCGCCCGCCTCCGGGCGTAAGGGCGTGTTTTCGATTTCCATGGTCCTGTTCAGCTTCACCTTTTTTACCGGCACCATGTTTGCAGGCGGCAAGCTCGGCGTCTCTTTTTCCATCGTAAACCTGCTGTGGATCGCGGTTATCGGCAACTTTCTGCTGGCCCTGTATGCCGCGTCGCTCGGCTGGATTGCCGCGCGCAGCGGGCTGAATACCGTACTGATGGGCCGTTTTTGCTTCGGTGAAATCGGCAGCAAGCTCGCCGATTTTATTCTCGGCTTCGCCGAACTGGGCTGGTACGCCTGGGGTACGGCGACGGTCGCTATCTCGCTGGTCAAGATCCTCGCCCTGCCCGAGGCGATGACTATTCCGCTGATGATTCTGTTCGGCATCCTGTTCTGCGTCACCGCCCTGGTCGGCTACAAGGGGCTGGATGCGCTGTCCCGCGTGTCGGTGCCGCTGATGTTTATTCTGCTGGTGGTCTCTATGTATCTTGCCGCCCATCACGCCGGTGGCTGGCAAGCGATGACCCAAATCGAACCGGGCTCAACCATGACCTGGTCGGCGGCCATCACCATGGTATTCGGCACTTTCGCCAGCGGCGCGACCCAGGCGACGAACTGGACGCGGCTGGCTAACTCCAGCCGTACCGCCATCGTCGCCAGCATGAGCAGCTTCCTCGTCGGCAACGGGCTGATGATTGTTGCCGGGGCGTGGTGCGCCATCGTCTATCAGCAGGCCGATATTGTGGAGGTACTGATTCTACAGGGGCTGTCCGTGGCGGCGGTGGTAATGCTGTGCCTCAACCTGCTGACCATTCAGGGGCCGACGATTTATAACGTCTCGGCGGCCGCCTGCCACCTGCTGCGCAGCGAACGTCGCCGCACCCTGACCGTAGTCGCCGCCGGTGTCGGCATTCTGCTGGCCATTGGCGGGATGTATGAAATGCTGATCCCTTTCCTCGTGCTGCTGGGCAGCATCATTCCGCCCATCGGCGGCGTTATCCTTGCCGACTACTGGTTTTATCGCGGCGGCCGCTATCCCCTGCTGCACACCGCCCGCCTGCCGCGTTTTAACTGGCTGGGGCTTGGCGCCTACGCCGTGGGCGCGGTGGTGGCTTACCTGTCGCCGTGGATAGCCCCGCTGGTCGGTATTACCGTTTCCGCGCTGGTCTACATCGTCCTGACGCGTCTGAGCAAACGTCAGCCCGCCGCTGACTCGGTCGCGGAGCAGTAATCATGGGCCTGACGGTCAGTGAAATCCTCGCGCTTGACGGGCTCTCCCCCCTGCGCCTGCGCGCGGGGCAACAGGGGCTGCAGCTGGCGGTGCGCTGGTATTACGTGGCGGAAAATGAAAATATCGCCGAATGGATCATGGGCGGGGAGCTGGTCTTTATCACCGGGATCAACCATCCCCGCGATGAAGACAACCTGATTGATTTGCTGATGGAAGGCAAACAGCGCGGGATCGCCGGGATGGTGATCCTCACCGGCGACCAATATATTCAGGCGATTCCGCCGCGCCTGATCGCGTTGGCCGACGAGCTGGGTATTCCGCTGATCGAACAGCCCTATCTGCTGAAGATGGTGATGGTGACCGAACGCATCGGCACCGCGCTGGTACGTAGCGAGAATGCCCTGCAATCACAGCGCGATATTCTGCTGCAGCTGCTGACCGGCGACTACCCCGACCTGCATATCCTGCATCAACGCGCGCTCCACCAGCAGCTGGATTTTACCCGCCCGCTGCGGGTGGCGGCGCTGCGCCTTGAGGGGATACCGCGCCTGTTCCGCCAGCTGCCGCCGGAGCAGGCCGAAGCCTGGCTCCAGCAGGCTCGCCGCACCGTGCGCCAGCGCCTGCAGCAGGAGCTCAACCAGCAGGGCAATCCCTTTCCGCTGGTTGAACGCAGCAATATGTTTCTCTTCCTGCTTCCGGACGAGGAAGGCGAATTTTATCAGCAGAAAAAGGGGTTAGAACAGTGGCTGCTGACCCAGGCGGAAGGCCGCGACGGGCTGTCGCTGCTGTGCGGCCTGTCGGCGCCGGTGCAGCAGCTACAGGGCTATCAGCGCGCGCTGTCGCAGGCGCGCCAGGCGCTGGATCTCAGCGATAACCTGCGCCCGGCCCAGCGCATCAGCGACTATCAGCAACTGGGCTTTATCAAGCTGCTTTCCGCCGTCAGCGACCCGACTCTACTCACCGACTTTATGCATGACACCCTCGGCTGCCTGATCGAACCCGACCGCAAAAGTCCGTGGCTGTTAATGGAGACCCTGGAAACGCTGCTTCAGGAGAGCGGCAACGTGGTCAGAGCCGCCGAGCGGTTGGCTATTCACCGCAACACGCTGCATCAGCGCATCCAACGTATTGAAAAACTGACCGGCTATCCGGTCAGCCATCCGCAATTTCATCTCAACGCCTCGGTCGCCCTGGCTATCTGGCGTATGTCGCAAAACCATTTACGGGAACAACCATGAACATTATCAACGCGCGCCTGCGCCATAAAGAAGCGCTCTATACCCTGGAGCTACAGGATGGTTTGATTAAAAGCATCACCGCGCAGGATGCCGCACGCGCGGCTGACACCGGCGATATCGACGCGCGGCACAAGCTGGTTATTCCGCCGTTTGTCGAGCCGCATATCCATCTCGACGCCACCCTGACGGCGGGCGAACCGGAGTGGAATATGAGCGGCACGCTGTTCGAGGGCATCGCCCGCTGGAGCCAGCGTAAAGAGCGCGTCACGGTTGAAGATACGCGCCAGCGGGCGCTGAAAACCATCGGCATGTTGCGCGATAACGGCGTGCAGCATGTGCGTACCCATATTGATGTCACCGACCCCTCGCTGACGGCGCTGGAAGCGATGCTGATGGTGAAAAAAGAGG contains:
- a CDS encoding PucR family transcriptional regulator — encoded protein: MGLTVSEILALDGLSPLRLRAGQQGLQLAVRWYYVAENENIAEWIMGGELVFITGINHPRDEDNLIDLLMEGKQRGIAGMVILTGDQYIQAIPPRLIALADELGIPLIEQPYLLKMVMVTERIGTALVRSENALQSQRDILLQLLTGDYPDLHILHQRALHQQLDFTRPLRVAALRLEGIPRLFRQLPPEQAEAWLQQARRTVRQRLQQELNQQGNPFPLVERSNMFLFLLPDEEGEFYQQKKGLEQWLLTQAEGRDGLSLLCGLSAPVQQLQGYQRALSQARQALDLSDNLRPAQRISDYQQLGFIKLLSAVSDPTLLTDFMHDTLGCLIEPDRKSPWLLMETLETLLQESGNVVRAAERLAIHRNTLHQRIQRIEKLTGYPVSHPQFHLNASVALAIWRMSQNHLREQP
- the codB gene encoding cytosine permease, whose translation is MSNSNDFPLVEAPASGRKGVFSISMVLFSFTFFTGTMFAGGKLGVSFSIVNLLWIAVIGNFLLALYAASLGWIAARSGLNTVLMGRFCFGEIGSKLADFILGFAELGWYAWGTATVAISLVKILALPEAMTIPLMILFGILFCVTALVGYKGLDALSRVSVPLMFILLVVSMYLAAHHAGGWQAMTQIEPGSTMTWSAAITMVFGTFASGATQATNWTRLANSSRTAIVASMSSFLVGNGLMIVAGAWCAIVYQQADIVEVLILQGLSVAAVVMLCLNLLTIQGPTIYNVSAAACHLLRSERRRTLTVVAAGVGILLAIGGMYEMLIPFLVLLGSIIPPIGGVILADYWFYRGGRYPLLHTARLPRFNWLGLGAYAVGAVVAYLSPWIAPLVGITVSALVYIVLTRLSKRQPAADSVAEQ